One window from the genome of Leucobacter aridicollis encodes:
- the qcrC gene encoding cytochrome bc1 complex diheme cytochrome c subunit, with the protein MARAKKNPAKSGRRHPLATAALLAVGLVVTGAAYAGISTTSATAEVDLSSPAVIKEGEKLFAANCATCHGMGAQGSGEDGPSLIGVGAASVHFQVGTGRMPLAFQGPQGMVKPKQFTEEQTLQMAAYVASLAPGPELPDAKFLTADSDAARGGELFRINCAMCHNVAGAGGALTQGKWAPPLTGVEPTHIYNAMVTGPQNMPVFSDANITPEQKADIITYLKYIEDKPSIGGFSLGSIGPVAEGLFIWIIGLGSIVALTVWVTAKSN; encoded by the coding sequence ATGGCTCGCGCCAAGAAGAACCCAGCAAAGTCGGGTCGTCGTCACCCACTCGCGACCGCCGCACTGCTCGCAGTCGGCCTGGTTGTCACAGGTGCTGCATACGCTGGCATCAGCACCACGTCTGCTACTGCTGAGGTAGATCTTTCATCGCCCGCCGTCATCAAGGAGGGTGAGAAGCTCTTCGCAGCGAACTGTGCAACGTGCCACGGCATGGGCGCACAGGGCTCAGGCGAAGATGGCCCCTCGCTCATCGGCGTGGGTGCGGCTTCAGTTCACTTCCAGGTTGGCACCGGCCGCATGCCGCTCGCTTTCCAGGGCCCGCAGGGCATGGTGAAGCCCAAGCAGTTCACCGAGGAGCAGACGCTCCAGATGGCTGCCTACGTCGCTTCGCTGGCTCCGGGACCCGAGCTTCCCGATGCGAAGTTCCTCACTGCCGACAGCGACGCAGCACGCGGCGGAGAGCTGTTCCGCATCAACTGCGCGATGTGCCACAACGTGGCCGGCGCGGGTGGAGCACTCACCCAGGGCAAGTGGGCTCCCCCGCTCACCGGTGTCGAGCCGACTCACATCTACAACGCGATGGTGACTGGCCCGCAGAACATGCCCGTCTTCAGTGACGCGAATATCACGCCTGAGCAGAAGGCCGACATCATCACCTACCTCAAGTACATTGAGGACAAGCCTTCGATCGGCGGTTTCTCGCTCGGTTCGATCGGCCCGGTTGCTGAGGGTCTGTTCATCTGGATTATCGGACTCGGTTCGATCGTCGCCCTCACCGTTTGGGTCACCGCGAAGTCGAACTAG
- the ctaE gene encoding aa3-type cytochrome oxidase subunit III, with protein sequence MNTKSAVPAVKRPNGVAVGTIVWLGSEVMFFAGLFAIYFTLRAMNPELWAEQTSKHNFTFALINTSILVLSSFTAQAGVFAAERMQPRRTGWSPAKWGTVEWFYLTFFMGATFVAGQSYEYAVFVSEGVTLASDPYGSAFYLATGFHGIHVALGLFAFLLVIGRIYAVKNFTHKEETTAVVVSYYWHFVDIVWIILFYIIYVIK encoded by the coding sequence ATGAATACCAAGTCAGCCGTGCCCGCGGTGAAGCGACCGAACGGCGTCGCCGTAGGCACGATCGTGTGGCTCGGCAGCGAGGTCATGTTCTTCGCTGGCCTGTTCGCGATTTACTTCACACTCCGGGCAATGAACCCCGAGTTGTGGGCGGAACAGACCTCGAAGCACAACTTCACCTTTGCGCTTATCAACACGTCCATCCTGGTGCTCTCGTCCTTCACCGCTCAGGCAGGCGTGTTCGCCGCTGAGCGGATGCAGCCGCGACGCACGGGTTGGAGCCCGGCCAAGTGGGGAACCGTTGAGTGGTTCTACCTCACGTTCTTCATGGGCGCCACCTTCGTCGCCGGACAGTCGTACGAGTACGCAGTCTTCGTTTCCGAGGGCGTGACGCTCGCGAGCGATCCCTACGGCTCGGCGTTCTACCTGGCAACGGGCTTCCACGGCATCCACGTTGCCCTGGGTCTCTTCGCCTTCCTCCTCGTGATCGGCCGCATCTACGCAGTCAAGAACTTCACGCACAAGGAGGAGACGACGGCCGTCGTCGTGTCGTACTACTGGCACTTCGTCGACATCGTCTGGATCATCCTCTTCTACATCATCTACGTCATCAAGTAG
- the trpD gene encoding anthranilate phosphoribosyltransferase: protein MTDDRTWPAILSTLLAGEDLSVSQAEWAMARFMRGEATDAQVGGFLVALQSKGATVEEVIGFRDAILDEALPINLPIMSLDIVGTGGDRFGTVNISSMASIVAAAAGTPVVKHGNKASSSLSGSSDVFTSLGVNLQLDPDQLTRAFNDSGIAFVHAARFLQGFKHVAAPRAELGIPTVFNFLGPLCNPVRPEASALGVADLDRVPTFVGVFRLRGASALVFRGDDGLDELTTTGHSRIWEVSRGGLTEHDLEPRDLGIPRAEISSLIGGTPEENADVVRRVLGGEKGPVRDIVLLNAAAGLVAFDIASQPESIEVPLLKRLREKFELAESVIDSGAAEAKLGAWVTATQKAAATA, encoded by the coding sequence ATGACTGATGATCGGACCTGGCCTGCAATCCTGTCGACCCTTCTCGCTGGAGAAGACCTCAGCGTCTCTCAAGCGGAGTGGGCGATGGCCCGGTTCATGCGGGGAGAAGCGACCGATGCGCAGGTCGGCGGTTTCCTTGTCGCACTGCAGTCAAAGGGTGCCACCGTCGAGGAGGTCATCGGATTCCGAGACGCGATTCTCGATGAAGCGCTCCCGATAAATCTGCCCATTATGTCCCTTGACATTGTGGGAACCGGGGGAGACCGCTTCGGCACGGTCAATATTTCTTCAATGGCTTCGATCGTCGCGGCTGCCGCCGGCACCCCAGTCGTGAAGCACGGCAACAAGGCCTCGAGCAGCCTGTCGGGCTCGTCCGATGTGTTCACTTCGCTCGGGGTCAACCTACAGCTCGACCCCGACCAGCTCACACGTGCGTTCAATGATTCAGGCATTGCCTTTGTGCACGCGGCTCGTTTTCTACAGGGGTTTAAGCACGTCGCAGCGCCTCGAGCCGAGCTCGGCATCCCCACGGTGTTTAATTTCCTGGGGCCGCTGTGCAACCCTGTGCGCCCCGAGGCTTCAGCGCTTGGCGTCGCCGACCTTGATCGCGTGCCGACGTTTGTCGGTGTGTTCCGTCTTCGCGGGGCTTCGGCGCTTGTGTTCCGCGGCGATGATGGACTCGATGAGCTCACGACGACAGGGCATTCACGCATCTGGGAAGTCAGCCGCGGTGGTCTGACTGAGCACGATCTCGAACCGCGTGATCTTGGAATCCCGCGTGCCGAGATTTCTTCGCTCATCGGCGGCACTCCCGAAGAAAATGCGGATGTGGTTCGCCGTGTCCTTGGGGGAGAGAAGGGACCAGTGCGCGATATTGTGCTGCTCAACGCCGCTGCAGGGCTCGTTGCGTTCGACATTGCTTCTCAGCCCGAGTCGATTGAAGTTCCGCTGCTGAAGCGGCTTCGCGAAAAGTTCGAGCTCGCGGAATCTGTCATCGATTCAGGAGCGGCCGAGGCAAAACTTGGTGCTTGGGTCACTGCGACCCAGAAGGCTGCCGCAACAGCGTAG
- a CDS encoding phosphoribosylanthranilate isomerase, with protein sequence MYVKICGLRSPEHAMLAASHGADAIGVVMSEPSPRHATPEEASAVIAAARTENPAIDTVLVVREMAAVDAAAMANNLGFDVLQLHGGYSAPEFAKARALHPRIWRAASLATTPGLRAGTYDEERLLVDSAVAGSGESWDLNLINGAELGLSWLLAGGLNPDNVADAIRSARPGGVDVSSGIEIAPGEKSPELIERFIAAARSV encoded by the coding sequence ATGTACGTGAAGATCTGCGGCCTCCGCTCCCCCGAGCATGCGATGCTCGCCGCCTCACACGGCGCCGACGCTATCGGCGTTGTCATGAGCGAACCCAGCCCACGGCACGCAACCCCCGAGGAAGCGTCGGCGGTCATCGCTGCCGCCCGGACCGAGAACCCGGCCATCGACACGGTACTCGTGGTCCGCGAAATGGCCGCCGTAGACGCCGCCGCGATGGCGAACAACCTCGGGTTTGATGTGTTGCAGCTCCATGGCGGCTATTCTGCCCCCGAGTTCGCGAAGGCCAGAGCGCTCCACCCACGTATTTGGCGTGCGGCAAGCCTCGCGACGACCCCGGGGCTTCGCGCAGGCACCTACGACGAGGAGCGACTGCTCGTAGACAGCGCAGTCGCTGGCTCGGGCGAAAGCTGGGACCTGAATCTCATCAATGGGGCTGAACTCGGCCTGTCGTGGCTCCTCGCCGGGGGCCTCAATCCCGACAACGTGGCCGACGCGATCCGCTCAGCTCGGCCGGGCGGGGTCGATGTGTCAAGCGGCATAGAGATTGCTCCGGGAGAGAAGAGCCCAGAGCTGATCGAACGTTTCATCGCCGCCGCGCGGTCTGTATAG